The following are from one region of the Gemmatimonadaceae bacterium genome:
- a CDS encoding oxidoreductase, which produces GAFVTPDAGKTWRTLSDQLYAGVASYGRTAWIAGGGGRITRLDW; this is translated from the coding sequence GGCGCGTTTGTGACGCCGGATGCCGGAAAGACCTGGCGAACGCTCAGTGATCAGCTGTACGCGGGTGTCGCTTCGTACGGCCGGACCGCCTGGATTGCCGGCGGTGGTGGACGGATCACGCGATT